A window of the bacterium HR17 genome harbors these coding sequences:
- the czcB gene encoding Cobalt-zinc-cadmium resistance protein CzcB, which translates to MKRWTVVAIGILVVLALLVGVGIGKRMSNSGRIEEPKREASEQTHEREERHSEITLTREGEKLAGIKIVPVGYGEITQTLEVTGEVQPNTDKLVQVGSFVSGRVSQIFVNVGDEVRAGQTLALVDSTEVAQAQAAYAQAQAKLEAAKRRWENLKRLAQAGTFTQRPLQEAQREYADAIAQVAIAQAAVERAQAALDLARAELKRQQELARIGVFRYPPLQEAQKEFVAAQSDVEQARAELTSAQAALVRAETNFQVADRNAARAERLFQIGTLSRRELEIAQAERQKAQAEVMAAQREVEAKKAALERAQRQLELAKLKLKREEEIASQNIYAQAAVQKAEAEVQQAEKELAQRKAELEQAKKRVEIAKAALEREQRIAEQNLLAQRELQEARAEYEQAKVELLAAQNALKLLRVKAGQSARIPIIAPISGRILERRVSLGQTVNANDVLFVILDLSSVWVDLRVFEKDVHAVKVGQKVTITTPAYPNRTFVGTVRYVGDVLDEKTRTLLVRCQIPNPQRLLKPEMFVRAQIQIGKRKALVIPVTAYHEDEGKAKVYVRKANNRFEEREVVLGTRSGGWIEVKAGLREGELIVAEGAFLLKSEERKEEFGEEH; encoded by the coding sequence ATGAAGCGATGGACAGTTGTAGCCATTGGAATTTTGGTCGTGCTGGCACTGTTGGTCGGTGTCGGCATCGGAAAGCGAATGTCAAATTCTGGACGCATTGAAGAACCTAAGCGTGAAGCGAGCGAGCAAACCCATGAGAGAGAGGAGCGCCATAGCGAGATAACCTTGACGCGGGAAGGGGAAAAGTTGGCGGGCATAAAAATCGTTCCCGTCGGTTACGGCGAGATAACCCAAACCTTAGAGGTGACAGGTGAGGTCCAGCCCAACACAGATAAACTGGTGCAAGTTGGTTCGTTCGTTTCGGGTCGCGTCAGCCAAATTTTTGTCAATGTCGGCGACGAAGTGAGAGCGGGGCAAACCCTCGCCCTCGTTGACAGCACAGAGGTCGCTCAAGCCCAAGCCGCTTACGCTCAAGCACAAGCAAAGTTGGAAGCCGCTAAGAGGCGATGGGAGAACTTGAAACGATTAGCCCAAGCAGGTACTTTCACCCAGCGCCCGCTGCAAGAGGCTCAAAGGGAGTATGCTGATGCGATAGCGCAAGTTGCCATAGCACAAGCCGCCGTTGAGCGGGCACAAGCAGCGTTGGATTTGGCGAGAGCGGAATTGAAGCGACAGCAAGAGTTGGCTCGCATCGGTGTCTTCCGCTACCCGCCACTTCAGGAAGCGCAAAAGGAATTTGTTGCTGCTCAATCGGATGTTGAGCAAGCGAGAGCCGAATTGACATCGGCTCAAGCAGCCCTCGTTCGCGCTGAAACGAATTTCCAAGTTGCCGACAGAAACGCTGCCAGAGCCGAACGGTTGTTCCAAATCGGGACGCTGTCGCGCCGAGAACTGGAAATCGCTCAAGCGGAGCGGCAAAAAGCGCAGGCAGAAGTGATGGCTGCGCAAAGGGAAGTGGAAGCGAAGAAAGCCGCTTTGGAACGAGCCCAACGGCAATTGGAGTTGGCGAAACTGAAACTCAAGCGAGAAGAGGAAATCGCCAGCCAAAACATCTATGCCCAAGCCGCTGTCCAGAAAGCCGAAGCAGAAGTTCAGCAAGCCGAAAAGGAACTTGCGCAACGAAAGGCGGAACTGGAGCAAGCAAAGAAGCGAGTTGAAATCGCAAAAGCAGCGTTGGAGCGAGAACAGCGGATTGCCGAGCAAAACTTGCTGGCACAGCGGGAGTTGCAAGAAGCACGAGCGGAATATGAGCAAGCGAAGGTGGAACTCCTCGCCGCTCAAAACGCTTTGAAGTTGCTGCGAGTGAAGGCAGGGCAAAGTGCCCGCATCCCCATCATAGCCCCCATCAGCGGTCGCATCTTGGAGCGACGAGTTTCCTTGGGGCAAACAGTCAACGCTAATGATGTCCTGTTCGTGATTTTGGATTTGTCGTCCGTTTGGGTTGATTTGCGGGTGTTTGAGAAAGATGTCCACGCTGTCAAGGTCGGACAGAAAGTTACCATCACGACCCCTGCCTATCCCAACCGAACTTTTGTCGGGACGGTTCGTTATGTCGGTGATGTTTTGGACGAAAAGACAAGAACGCTGCTCGTTCGCTGCCAAATCCCCAACCCACAAAGGTTGCTGAAGCCAGAAATGTTTGTCCGAGCCCAAATTCAAATCGGAAAACGCAAAGCACTTGTCATCCCTGTCACTGCTTACCACGAAGATGAAGGTAAAGCGAAGGTTTATGTTCGCAAAGCGAACAACCGCTTTGAAGAGCGAGAAGTCGTGTTGGGAACTCGCAGCGGTGGTTGGATTGAGGTCAAGGCAGGTTTGAGGGAAGGCGAACTCATCGTCGCCGAAGGCGCTTTCCTGCTTAAATCCGAAGAGCGCAAGGAAGAGTTCGGTGAGGAACATTGA